One Ictalurus furcatus strain D&B chromosome 25, Billie_1.0, whole genome shotgun sequence DNA window includes the following coding sequences:
- the cipcb gene encoding CLOCK-interacting pacemaker yields the protein MSMKMNDDGLVATMAKSKAKRTEKSKPDSERDSGFSDASSEYLSVVDQADTDDAARAMLQAVSGSRSQTSQLAVIGGSFQSLSPMIIMNNVLLKQPGDNPPSAKPWGFSPAVEVVQQPQVVFLQPVISQRTASEPKGPPSKRRKHKKYLPILKSYPKIAPHPGDSPRSSCTSSSSSKVTASVKSSSSSSSCWDAPDGDKQQAVQTSSSSVSFTPNHITPTRHHPASPQPHTPLTDSNTASCPGVEKPTAGRLEPTTEPTEMHAKTLQTQPQADIKDGICQNSDSDSNDKRKRFCNTYNILSKSGLLDITLRTKELIRQNRRTQVELDQLREHTNLFMEALQTGDLCIWSKLQMSMLEESEKEKTVNTGSETQMDHLK from the exons ATGAGCATGAAGATGAACGATGACGGACTTGTAGCGACTATGGCCAAATCTAAAGCAAAGAGAACAGAGAAGTCCAAACCTGATTCGGAAAGGGATTCTGGCTTCTCAG atgctAGTTCTGAGTATCTGAGTGTAGTTGACCAAGCAGACACAGATGATGCAGCACGAGCGATGTTGCAAGCGGTGTCGGGTTCCAGGTCCCAGACTTCTCAGCTGGCTGTCATTGGAGGATCTTTCCAAAGTCTGTCACCCATGATCATCATGAATAATGTGCTTCTCAAACAG CCTGGTGATAATCCTCCCTCTGCAAAGCCTTGGGGCTTCAGTCCAGCTGTTGAGGTTGTACAGCAACCCCAAGTAGTCTTCCTCCAACCGGTAATCTCGCAGAGAACTGCTTCAGAGCCAAAAGGACCACCCAGTAAGCGTCGTAAGCATAAGAAGTACCTTCCCATCCTGAAATCCTATCCCAAAATAGCCCCTCACCCGGGGGACAGCCCACGTAGTAGCTGCACTAGTAGCAGCAGCTCCAAGGTCACTGCATCAGTGAAGAGTTCCAGTTCGTCTTCCAGCTGTTGGGATGCTCCTGATGGAGACAAGCAGCAAGCTGTACAAACCAGTTCCTCTTCCGTCTCCTTCACGCCGAACCACATTACACCAACCAGGCATCATCCAGCATCACCTCAGCCCCATACTCCACTTACTGATTCTAACACTGCCAGTTGTCCTGGTGTGGAAAAGCCCACTGCTGGAAGGCTGGAGCCCACGACAGAACCCACAGAAATGCACGCCAAGACATTACAGACCCAACCACAGGCTGACATTAAAGATGGCATCTGCCAGAACAGTGACTCTGACAGCAATGACAAGAGGAAGCGTTTCTGCAACACCTACAATATTCTAAGTAAATCCGGCCTGCTGGACATCACACTGCGCACTAAAGAGCTGATACGACAGAACCGGCGCACACAGGTTGAGCTGGACCAACTCCGTGAGCACACAAACCTCTTTATGGAGGCCCTACAGACAGGAGACTTGTGTATCTGGAGCAAATTACAGATGAGTATGCTGGAAGAAAGTGAGAAGGAGAAGACTGTGAATACTGGGTCAGAGACACAAATGGATCATTTGAAGTAG
- the actr10 gene encoding actin-related protein 10 — protein sequence MPLFEVLGSGGEKTAVIVDLGAAYTKCGFAGETGPRFIIPSEIQRPGLQQPIKVVQYNINTEELYANLKEFIHTLYFRHLLVNPRDRRVVIIESILCPSHFRETLSRVFFKHFEVPSVLFAPSHLMSIMTLGINSALVMDCGYTETLVLPVYEGIPILSAWEALPMGGKAIHKELDSLLTEQCTVDTDLSSGQSLPTVIGTIPEEVVEDIKVRTCFVSDLQRGLKIQEAKFNMDGTAERPAPPPDVDYPLDGRNILHVKGSIRDSVAEMLFEQDNEEKSIASLVLDTLVKCPIDTRKVLSENLMVIGGTAMLPGFLHRLLAEIRILVEKPKYRDALATKSFRIHSPPTKPNCTAWLGGAIFGALQDILGSRSVSRDYYNQTGRIPDWCSLSSPPLESLYDIGKTGPPLMKRAFSTEK from the exons ATGCCCTTGTTTGAGGTTTTGGGGAGCGGAGGAGAGAAAACAGCTGTTATCGTTGATTTAGGAGCTGCATATACAAA ATGCGGTTTTGCTGGTGAAACTGGGCCTAGGTTTATCATTCCTAGTGAGATCCAGCGTCCTGGACTCCAGCAG CCCATTAAGGTAGTGCAGTACAACATAAACACAGAGGAGCTGTACGCCAACCTGAAGGAGTTCATTCACACATTATACTTCAG GCATTTGCTTGTGAATCCACGTGACAGGAGAGTGGTTATCATCGAGTCCATCCTCTGCCCTTCGCACTTCAGAGAAACACTGTCACGGGTCTTCTTTAAACACTTTGAG GTTCCATCAGTGCTTTTTGCTCCCAGCCATTTAATGTCCATCATGACTTTAGGCATCAATTCGGCTCTTGTGATGGACTGCGGATATACAGAAACGTTGGTGTTGCCT GTCTATGAAGGAATTCCTATTCTGTCTGCATGGGAGGCCTTGCCAATGGGCGGAAAAGCCATTCACAA GGAGTTGGACAGTCTGCTGACAGAGCAATGCACAGTGGACACGGACTTGAGCAGCGGCCAGAGTTTACCAACCGTCATCG GCACCATTCCAGAAGAAGTTGTAGAGGATATCAAAG TTAGGACATGCTTTGTCAGTGACTTGCAGAGAGGCCTAAAAATCCAGGAGGCCAAGTTCAACATGGATGGAACTGCAGAG AGACCTGCTCCTCCACCAGATGTTGATTATCCCTTGGACGGAAGGAATATCCTTCATGTTAAGGGATCTATCAG agaCTCGGTTGCTGAGATGTTATTTGAACAGGACAATGAAGAAAAATCTATTGCTTCACTAGTGCTTGACACTCTGGTTaag TGCCCCATCGACACACGCAAGGTTCTGTCAGAGAACTTGATGGTAATCGGTGGCACAGCTATGCTGCCTGGCTTTCTTCACCGCCTCTTGGCTGAAATCCGCATACTGGTAGAAAAACCCAAATACCGTGACGCTCTTGCCACCAAGAGCTTTCGCATCCACAGTCCACCGACCAAGCCCAACTGTACTGCCTGGCTAGGAG GGGCTATATTTGGAGCGTTGCAGGACATTCTGGGTAGTCGCTCTGTGTCCAGAGACTACTACAATCAGACAGGCCGCATTCCTGACTGGTGCAGTCTCAGTAGTCCTCCACTGGAGTCACTGTATGACATTGGAAAGACAGGCCCACCACTCATGAAGAGGGCTTTCTCCACAGAGAAATAA
- the pgfa gene encoding vascular endothelial growth factor A isoform X2 has protein sequence MSSLVSLAQILATLLLHIPLTEVSDTLSMTHSKVILFHDVWHRSVCRPLERLVEVEQEYPGIVEHILSPRCVPLHRCAGCCNDEELQCTPTLTRNVTIQLVKICPVAWTKQYVELSFLEHHSCECRPKQNHKRCQRQRLSRPYRGRKGKKRKKENRKQ, from the exons ATGAGCAGTTTGGTCAGTCTAGCACAGATCCTAGCCACACTTCTCCTCCACATTCCACTGACAGAG GTGTCAGACACTCTAAGCATGACCCATTCCAaag TGATATTGTTTCATGATGTGTGGCATCGGAGTGTGTGTCGCCCGCTGGAGAGGTTGGTAGAAGTGGAGCAGGAGTATCCAGGGATTGTGGAGCACATCTTAAGTCCTCGCTGTGTGCCTCTTCATCGCTGCGCTGGCTGTTGTAATGATGAAGAATTACAGTGCACCCCTACCCTTACACGCAATGTCACAATACAG CTGGTGAAAATATGCCCAGTGGCGTGGACCAAGCAGTATGTAGAGCTTTCATTTTTAGAGCACCACTCCTGTGAGTGCAG aCCCAAACAGAATCACAAAAGATGCCAGAG GCAGAGGCTAAGTAGGCCATACAGgggaagaaaagggaaaaaacgGAAAAAAGAGAACAGAAAACAGTAG
- the pgfa gene encoding vascular endothelial growth factor A isoform X1: MKSLPHDVCGDACSSVSSPQSSLESSFEAVIQHEQFGQSSTDPSHTSPPHSTDRGVRHSKHDPFQSVCRPLERLVEVEQEYPGIVEHILSPRCVPLHRCAGCCNDEELQCTPTLTRNVTIQLVKICPVAWTKQYVELSFLEHHSCECRPKQNHKRCQRQRLSRPYRGRKGKKRKKENRKQ, encoded by the exons ATGAAGTCTCTTCCTCATGATGTGTGTGGTGATGCGTGCTCTTCCGTCTCTTCTCCGCAGAGCTCTTTGGAGAGCTCTTTTGAAGCTGTGATTCAACATGAGCAGTTTGGTCAGTCTAGCACAGATCCTAGCCACACTTCTCCTCCACATTCCACTGACAGAG GTGTCAGACACTCTAAGCATGACCCATTCCAaag TGTGTGTCGCCCGCTGGAGAGGTTGGTAGAAGTGGAGCAGGAGTATCCAGGGATTGTGGAGCACATCTTAAGTCCTCGCTGTGTGCCTCTTCATCGCTGCGCTGGCTGTTGTAATGATGAAGAATTACAGTGCACCCCTACCCTTACACGCAATGTCACAATACAG CTGGTGAAAATATGCCCAGTGGCGTGGACCAAGCAGTATGTAGAGCTTTCATTTTTAGAGCACCACTCCTGTGAGTGCAG aCCCAAACAGAATCACAAAAGATGCCAGAG GCAGAGGCTAAGTAGGCCATACAGgggaagaaaagggaaaaaacgGAAAAAAGAGAACAGAAAACAGTAG